In Desulfuromonas sp., one DNA window encodes the following:
- a CDS encoding PAS domain S-box protein, with product MTNPMPSALFETMVSNISTGLYVVQDEKAIYLNDHFGRYFGYDSVASLIGRNLFEEVYPDRSTADFFRGIHKQMLERSSAEVSWAQLSTRCDGTPFWLEVEARLIEVEGRPAIMGTFKDQTECQLIAEAMHVSQGTLREVLDAMEDRVYVVDEDYRIVYANRKMQQGVLADIDNEPCYRVCRGLEEVCDDCTKDLVFSSDQPIYKEIFNLVTKKWFSVIEMAIRMPGHGRPTKLAVARDITSRKEDEERIRRLSHRLMNAQEDERKRLSREIHDDLGQRLNAMKISVGTLAEDLEGQTPELRQRVRALNAVLQDTIESARQISAGLRPPVLERLGLVQTIRDHCEKLAVSSGLKIHFKAPGMRDFKLDNASEIKLFRVVQEALHNVVKHAEASAVSIHLVASYPSIRLKIEDDGVGFDYHGRQFDCDPSEHLGLVGMKERVDILGGRLDIRSAAGEGTRIVVEVPCPNDYAQVGNE from the coding sequence ATGACCAATCCGATGCCGAGCGCCTTGTTCGAAACCATGGTCAGCAACATCTCGACCGGCCTGTACGTGGTGCAGGATGAAAAGGCCATCTACCTCAACGATCATTTCGGCCGGTATTTCGGCTACGATTCGGTCGCGTCCCTGATCGGTCGCAACCTCTTCGAAGAGGTCTACCCGGACCGCTCCACCGCCGACTTCTTCCGCGGCATCCACAAGCAGATGCTCGAACGCTCCAGCGCCGAAGTGTCCTGGGCCCAGCTCTCCACTCGCTGCGACGGCACGCCATTCTGGCTCGAGGTGGAGGCGCGTCTGATCGAGGTGGAGGGCCGCCCGGCGATCATGGGCACCTTCAAGGACCAGACCGAGTGCCAGCTCATCGCCGAGGCGATGCACGTCTCCCAGGGGACCCTGCGCGAGGTTCTCGACGCGATGGAGGACCGTGTCTACGTCGTCGACGAGGACTACCGCATCGTCTACGCCAATCGCAAGATGCAGCAGGGCGTTCTCGCCGATATCGACAATGAGCCCTGCTACCGGGTCTGCCGGGGCCTCGAAGAGGTCTGCGACGACTGCACCAAGGACTTGGTCTTCTCCTCCGACCAGCCGATCTACAAGGAGATCTTCAACCTGGTCACCAAAAAATGGTTTTCGGTCATCGAGATGGCGATCAGGATGCCGGGCCACGGCCGCCCGACCAAGCTGGCGGTGGCCCGCGACATTACATCGCGCAAGGAAGACGAAGAGCGCATCCGGCGCCTCTCCCACCGGTTGATGAATGCCCAGGAAGACGAGCGCAAGCGCCTGTCCCGGGAGATTCACGACGACCTGGGGCAGCGGCTCAACGCGATGAAGATCAGCGTGGGGACGCTCGCCGAAGACCTGGAGGGGCAAACGCCGGAACTGCGCCAAAGGGTCCGCGCCCTGAACGCGGTTCTGCAGGACACGATCGAATCGGCCCGCCAGATCTCCGCCGGCCTGCGCCCGCCCGTTCTGGAGCGGCTCGGCCTGGTTCAGACGATTCGCGATCACTGCGAAAAACTGGCCGTCTCCTCCGGGCTGAAGATCCATTTCAAGGCCCCCGGGATGAGGGATTTCAAGCTCGACAACGCCTCGGAAATCAAGCTGTTCCGCGTGGTTCAGGAGGCCCTGCACAACGTCGTCAAGCATGCCGAAGCCTCCGCCGTCTCGATTCACCTGGTCGCCTCCTACCCGTCGATCCGCCTGAAGATAGAGGACGACGGCGTCGGCTTCGACTACCATGGGCGGCAGTTCGATTGCGACCCTTCCGAGCATCTCGGGCTGGTCGGCATGAAAGAGAGGGTCGATATCCTCGGCGGCCGCCTGGACATCCGTTCCGCCGCCGGCGAAGGGACGCGCATCGTGGTCGAAGTGCCCTGCCCAAACGATTATGCGCAAGTCGGCAATGAATAG
- a CDS encoding tetratricopeptide repeat protein, translating to MIGADRPLGELLSDVNEMTRETSDISRGSYLITQFSVVATYLRLLVLPVNQNVDYDFPIRTDLFAPSSIFSLLLLCALLGAALYLVGFRRKAAGSYPLGDPASRLVGVGILWFFVALSVESSVIPIYDVIFEHRVYLPSAGAFLALAVGAALALRRFPARYFALLAAAATAAFGVATWNRNLVWADEVALWSDCVAKSPMNGRAYSNLGKALMAQGRYDEAIARLETAGRLSLNNVVSLNNLGSVYSRKGMVEKAIAVYRRAVEADPSYPMAHSNLGAELKKVGRADEAIAEFRKAIRLLPTYVDAYVNLGGALDLKGQSEAAARQFEKALQLNPRSPEAHSNLGVLDDRQGRLDEAIAHFQAALRDRPDYPEARANLGVSYHKQKRYDEAIEVYLQALALDPDSALFHSNLGITYLAQGRYDEAADRFRAAMKLAPDDPNYRNYLAAALKRQRARR from the coding sequence ATGATCGGCGCCGACCGGCCCCTCGGCGAGCTGCTCTCCGACGTCAACGAGATGACCCGGGAAACCTCCGACATCTCGCGCGGCTCTTACCTGATCACCCAGTTCAGCGTCGTCGCCACCTACCTGCGGCTGCTGGTTTTGCCGGTCAACCAGAACGTCGATTACGACTTCCCGATCCGGACCGACCTGTTCGCCCCGTCCTCCATCTTTTCCCTCCTGCTGCTCTGCGCGCTGCTCGGCGCCGCGCTCTACCTGGTCGGGTTCCGCAGAAAGGCCGCCGGCTCCTACCCCCTGGGCGACCCCGCCTCGCGCCTCGTCGGCGTCGGGATCCTGTGGTTTTTCGTCGCCTTGTCCGTCGAGTCGAGCGTGATTCCCATCTACGACGTGATCTTCGAACACCGGGTCTACCTGCCGTCGGCCGGGGCGTTTCTGGCCCTGGCGGTCGGGGCGGCCCTGGCGCTGCGGCGTTTTCCGGCGCGCTATTTCGCCCTCCTGGCCGCCGCGGCGACCGCCGCGTTCGGCGTCGCCACCTGGAACCGCAACCTGGTCTGGGCCGACGAGGTGGCCCTGTGGAGCGACTGCGTCGCCAAGTCGCCCATGAACGGCCGGGCTTACAGCAACCTGGGCAAGGCCCTGATGGCCCAGGGGCGATACGACGAAGCGATCGCCCGGCTCGAGACGGCGGGCCGCCTTTCGCTCAACAACGTCGTCTCCCTCAACAACCTCGGCTCGGTCTACAGCAGGAAAGGGATGGTCGAAAAGGCGATCGCGGTCTACCGCCGGGCGGTCGAGGCCGATCCCTCCTATCCCATGGCCCACAGCAACCTCGGGGCGGAGCTGAAGAAGGTCGGCCGCGCGGACGAGGCGATCGCCGAATTCCGCAAGGCGATCCGCCTGCTGCCGACGTATGTCGATGCCTACGTCAATCTCGGCGGCGCCCTGGATCTCAAGGGCCAGTCCGAGGCGGCGGCCAGGCAGTTCGAAAAAGCGCTTCAGCTCAATCCGCGCAGTCCCGAGGCCCATTCCAACCTCGGCGTCCTCGACGATCGGCAGGGCCGCCTCGACGAGGCTATCGCCCATTTCCAGGCCGCCCTGCGCGACCGGCCCGATTACCCCGAGGCGCGGGCCAACCTCGGGGTTTCCTATCACAAGCAGAAGCGCTACGACGAGGCGATCGAGGTCTACCTGCAGGCCCTGGCCCTCGACCCGGACAGCGCCCTGTTTCACAGCAACCTCGGTATCACCTATCTCGCCCAGGGCCGCTACGACGAGGCCGCCGACAGGTTTCGCGCGGCGATGAAGCTCGCTCCGGACGATCCGAATTACCGCAACTACCTGGCCGCCGCGCTGAAACGGCAGCGCGCTCGCCGGTAG
- a CDS encoding response regulator transcription factor — translation MMTRKHTVLIVDDHPLFREGLKSLIDRSSGYEVIGEAGSGEEALRMARSLRPDLVTMDVSLPQMSGIDCVRHLVQLFPQSRVLVVSMHAKFDYIAEAFRAGAKGYLVKDSASGRLIEALDALSRGDSFLDGNVSHEVVAKILAGAESETAIHDEKYGLLTPREQQVMRLVVEGVTSREIAEKLSLSPKTVENHRANLMKKLDVHNRMELVRYAARLGLIDVEQWIE, via the coding sequence ATGATGACTCGAAAACATACCGTATTGATCGTTGACGACCACCCCCTCTTTCGCGAAGGGCTGAAAAGCCTCATCGACCGCAGCTCCGGGTACGAGGTGATCGGCGAGGCCGGCAGCGGCGAAGAAGCGCTGCGGATGGCCCGGTCCCTTCGTCCGGACCTGGTGACGATGGACGTCTCCCTGCCCCAGATGAGCGGGATCGACTGCGTTCGGCACCTGGTCCAGCTCTTTCCCCAGAGCCGGGTCCTGGTGGTCAGCATGCACGCCAAGTTCGACTACATCGCCGAGGCGTTCCGCGCAGGGGCCAAGGGCTACCTGGTCAAGGATTCCGCCAGCGGCCGGCTGATCGAGGCCCTCGACGCCCTCTCCCGCGGCGACTCCTTTCTCGACGGCAACGTCTCTCACGAGGTGGTGGCCAAGATTCTCGCCGGGGCCGAGAGCGAGACGGCCATCCACGACGAGAAGTACGGCCTCCTGACGCCCCGCGAGCAGCAGGTGATGCGGCTCGTCGTCGAAGGGGTGACCTCCCGCGAGATCGCCGAAAAATTGTCCCTGAGCCCGAAGACGGTCGAAAACCATCGCGCCAACCTGATGAAGAAGCTCGACGTGCACAACCGGATGGAGCTGGTGCGCTACGCCGCCCGGCTCGGCCTGATCGACGTGGAGCAGTGGATCGAATGA
- a CDS encoding multiheme c-type cytochrome codes for MLRHALIPVLVLLFSLPLALYGEETAKREFTPADKAKSANHNYACIECHRERSPGLYAEWVQGPHASAGVGCLDCHGADRREQDSFKHFGRIPIGTVVTPNDCARCHKTILRDFFLDGHSQSLRMLRNMPEDDPRYPLIEPYKESDFAECAGCHGSEIRLADDRRPAVGTWPNSGAGRINPDGKPGACSSCHKGHRFSAASARRPQACLGCHDGKNYPEGSIYLHSPHGLIFDDLVAGQPLDLPSHFLDSSRFAAPSCALCHMNGAAPGLATEHNLAARLPRELTEPAAAERNAPDERRGRMVSVCRQCHEETTVERIFAASDARLAAYQAEVVEPALADYRKRLDKAKGDKRSALLREYGAFLTEAKRYRMNLYMGQHGRSERP; via the coding sequence ATGTTGCGCCACGCATTGATCCCGGTTCTTGTCCTGCTGTTTTCACTTCCCCTTGCGCTTTACGGCGAGGAGACCGCGAAGCGCGAGTTCACCCCCGCAGATAAAGCGAAAAGCGCCAACCACAACTACGCCTGCATCGAATGCCACCGCGAAAGATCCCCCGGCCTTTATGCCGAGTGGGTCCAGGGCCCCCACGCCTCCGCCGGCGTCGGCTGTCTCGACTGCCACGGCGCCGACCGCCGCGAGCAGGACTCCTTCAAGCATTTCGGGCGCATCCCCATCGGCACCGTCGTCACCCCCAACGACTGCGCCCGATGCCACAAAACTATTCTGCGCGATTTTTTCCTCGACGGCCATTCCCAGTCCCTGCGCATGCTGCGCAATATGCCCGAGGACGACCCCCGCTACCCCCTGATCGAACCGTATAAGGAGAGCGATTTCGCCGAATGCGCCGGATGCCACGGCAGCGAGATCCGCCTGGCCGACGACCGGCGTCCCGCCGTCGGCACATGGCCCAACAGCGGCGCCGGGCGCATCAACCCCGACGGCAAGCCCGGCGCCTGCTCGAGCTGCCACAAGGGCCACCGCTTCAGCGCCGCCAGCGCCCGCCGCCCCCAGGCCTGCCTCGGCTGCCACGACGGCAAGAACTACCCGGAAGGCTCCATCTACCTGCACTCGCCCCACGGGCTGATATTCGACGACCTGGTCGCCGGCCAGCCCCTCGACCTGCCCTCCCACTTTCTCGATTCATCCCGGTTCGCCGCTCCGAGCTGCGCCCTGTGCCACATGAACGGCGCCGCCCCCGGCCTGGCCACCGAACACAACCTGGCGGCCCGTCTGCCCCGGGAGCTGACCGAGCCCGCCGCGGCCGAAAGGAATGCCCCCGACGAGCGCCGAGGGCGCATGGTCAGCGTCTGCCGGCAATGCCACGAAGAGACGACCGTCGAGCGCATCTTCGCCGCCTCAGACGCCCGCCTTGCCGCCTACCAGGCCGAGGTCGTCGAGCCGGCGCTGGCCGACTACCGCAAAAGACTCGATAAAGCCAAAGGGGATAAACGCTCGGCGCTGCTGCGCGAATACGGCGCTTTCCTGACCGAAGCCAAGCGCTACCGGATGAATCTCTACATGGGACAACACGGGCGCAGCGAGCGCCCCTAG
- a CDS encoding cytochrome c3 family protein, with amino-acid sequence MKNKRLSENNRRSDRNRPARLLLLLAAIALLVPAAPVHPLSPSTRVTDGYNRHNLSIEGPGEAGVTRATTESQVCIFCHAPHHTAIVQPLWSRDLPDETYTPYASSTLRATTLPDQPNDASLRCLSCHDGTIALGMLSLEGGAVRNIDDLPSLAGREGSHLSTDLSNDHPISFPYASSLSFGSELISSPSGVELVLGEVECTTCHDPHQDLYPPEDEPTESGKFLVLDNNQNSGLCIACHDVTGWPSSAHLLPGDPCGNCHMPHDADQPERLLQGSTSQESCLLNCHDGSGSEADIASMITYGGVHLAVLGLVDGKHDQNENPMDFDPLASEEENRAHVECADCHNPHQMQDESEPLAAPPLTNGRIDQVVIERLGTGTVTTASYEYEICFKCHSENSFTPVAVPRQISEPDLSLRFDSDNDSFHPVTAVSATSSSSLRPDMMDVTLLQAIRSLASGRVYCTDCHNSDSGPTAKGFVATEPNGPHGTNYPHNLIANYEQDSPTLSFQVDHYTLCFRCHDPAILLSGGTFHTEHVMTLETPCSVCHDPHGVPPNPLVTNEAVSLINFDTRFVDKETAVHDASARSCDVSCHGTNPKLY; translated from the coding sequence TTGAAAAATAAACGGCTCTCGGAAAACAACCGTCGATCCGACCGGAACCGCCCGGCCCGCCTGCTGTTGCTGCTCGCGGCGATAGCCCTTCTCGTCCCGGCCGCCCCGGTCCACCCCCTGAGCCCGTCGACCAGGGTCACCGACGGCTACAACCGCCACAACCTCTCGATCGAGGGCCCCGGCGAGGCCGGAGTCACCCGTGCCACGACCGAATCCCAGGTCTGCATCTTCTGCCACGCCCCGCACCACACCGCCATCGTCCAGCCCCTGTGGAGCCGCGACCTGCCTGACGAGACCTACACCCCTTACGCCTCCTCGACCCTCAGGGCGACCACCCTTCCCGACCAGCCCAACGACGCCTCCTTGCGCTGCCTGAGCTGCCACGACGGCACCATCGCCCTCGGCATGCTCAGCCTCGAAGGCGGCGCCGTCAGGAACATCGACGACCTGCCCAGCCTGGCCGGCCGCGAGGGGTCCCACCTGAGCACCGACCTGTCCAACGACCACCCGATCTCCTTTCCTTACGCCAGCTCGCTCTCCTTCGGGTCGGAGCTGATCTCCTCGCCTTCGGGGGTAGAGCTGGTCCTCGGAGAGGTCGAATGCACCACCTGCCACGACCCGCACCAGGACCTGTATCCGCCCGAGGACGAACCGACCGAAAGCGGCAAATTCCTCGTATTGGACAACAACCAGAACTCCGGCCTGTGCATCGCCTGCCACGACGTGACGGGCTGGCCCTCCTCCGCCCACCTCCTGCCCGGCGACCCCTGCGGCAACTGCCACATGCCCCACGACGCCGACCAGCCCGAGAGGCTGCTCCAGGGCTCCACCTCCCAGGAAAGCTGCCTGCTCAACTGCCACGACGGCAGCGGCAGCGAGGCCGACATCGCCTCGATGATCACCTACGGCGGCGTCCACCTGGCCGTACTCGGCCTCGTAGACGGAAAGCATGACCAGAACGAAAACCCGATGGATTTCGACCCCTTGGCCAGCGAAGAGGAAAACCGGGCCCACGTCGAATGCGCCGACTGCCACAATCCGCACCAGATGCAGGACGAATCGGAGCCTCTGGCGGCACCGCCGCTGACCAACGGCCGGATCGACCAGGTGGTCATCGAACGGCTCGGCACCGGCACCGTCACCACCGCCAGCTACGAATACGAGATCTGCTTCAAGTGCCACAGCGAAAACTCCTTCACCCCCGTCGCCGTCCCGCGGCAGATCAGCGAACCGGACCTGTCGCTCCGTTTCGATTCCGACAACGACTCTTTTCACCCGGTCACCGCCGTCTCCGCCACCTCTTCGTCCAGCCTGCGCCCCGACATGATGGACGTCACCCTGCTCCAGGCAATCCGCTCCCTCGCCAGCGGCCGGGTCTACTGCACCGACTGCCACAACAGCGACTCCGGGCCGACCGCCAAGGGGTTCGTGGCCACCGAGCCGAACGGCCCCCACGGCACGAACTATCCCCACAACCTGATCGCCAACTACGAGCAGGACAGCCCGACCCTCTCTTTCCAGGTGGACCATTACACCCTTTGCTTTCGCTGTCACGACCCCGCCATCCTCTTGAGCGGGGGAACCTTTCACACCGAGCATGTCATGACCCTGGAGACCCCGTGCTCCGTCTGCCACGACCCCCACGGCGTCCCGCCCAACCCCCTCGTGACCAACGAGGCCGTCAGCCTGATCAACTTCGACACCCGCTTTGTCGATAAAGAGACCGCCGTCCACGACGCGAGCGCCCGCAGCTGCGACGTCAGCTGCCACGGCACCAATCCGAAGCTCTATTAA
- a CDS encoding SMP-30/gluconolactonase/LRE family protein translates to MPERLIKNFAAATGLLVLLAALCLAGCAASRPAAPAAPDREIAWPAPAASPRIEWLGAFRGAEDLGLNKGLWSRMRSFMTGEELPFLVRPYGIDAQADAPLFIADTGGARVHLIDLQRRRHEVVAGSEELLFRSPIDLARDGRGHLYITDSALGAILRYDRKKEVLTRFAATGLKRPTGIAYAPQQALLYVADAQAHQVVAFDLNGAERRRFGMRGSAAGQFNFPTALSVAGNGDLLVTDALNFRIQRFAADGRFLSAFGQAGDALGHFSRPKGVALDSAGNVYVCDAELDTVQIFNDSGQLLLNFGTKGNGPGQFLMPTGIFIDERDTIYVADSYNQRIQIFRFIDHDRTPIEK, encoded by the coding sequence ATGCCTGAACGTCTAATAAAAAATTTCGCCGCGGCAACGGGACTGCTCGTCCTCCTTGCGGCCCTGTGCCTGGCCGGGTGCGCCGCCTCCCGACCGGCGGCTCCTGCCGCGCCCGACCGTGAGATCGCCTGGCCCGCCCCCGCTGCGTCGCCGCGAATCGAATGGCTCGGGGCCTTCCGCGGCGCCGAGGACCTGGGGCTGAACAAAGGCCTCTGGAGCAGGATGCGCTCTTTTATGACCGGCGAAGAGCTGCCCTTCCTGGTCCGCCCCTACGGAATCGACGCCCAGGCCGATGCGCCTCTCTTCATTGCCGACACCGGCGGCGCCCGCGTCCACCTAATCGACCTGCAACGCCGCCGCCACGAGGTGGTCGCCGGCAGCGAGGAGCTCCTTTTCCGCTCGCCGATCGACCTGGCCAGAGACGGCCGGGGCCATCTCTACATCACCGACTCGGCCCTCGGCGCCATCCTCCGCTACGACCGGAAAAAAGAGGTCCTGACCCGCTTTGCCGCGACCGGGCTGAAGCGGCCGACCGGCATCGCCTACGCACCGCAGCAGGCCCTGCTCTACGTGGCCGACGCGCAGGCCCACCAGGTGGTGGCCTTCGATCTCAACGGCGCCGAGCGGAGGCGCTTCGGCATGCGGGGCTCCGCCGCCGGCCAGTTCAACTTCCCGACGGCCCTCTCCGTCGCCGGCAACGGCGACCTGCTCGTCACCGACGCCCTCAATTTCCGGATCCAGAGATTCGCCGCCGACGGCCGTTTCCTGTCGGCCTTCGGCCAAGCCGGCGACGCCCTCGGCCACTTCAGCCGCCCCAAGGGGGTCGCCCTTGACAGCGCCGGGAATGTCTACGTCTGCGACGCCGAACTCGACACCGTGCAAATCTTCAACGACTCCGGGCAGTTGCTGCTCAATTTCGGTACAAAGGGTAACGGCCCCGGGCAATTCCTGATGCCGACCGGGATATTCATCGACGAGCGGGACACGATCTACGTCGCCGACTCCTACAATCAACGCATACAGATTTTCAGGTTTATAGACCATGACCGGACACCGATTGAAAAATAA
- a CDS encoding cytochrome c3 family protein — MTSRDKKKSTAGWHNDRRLCLIAVLLVWLTLALSGCNQVTRHKVLTTLFDGVPSLPPVDEMCIEYTEQLAAAPTEASVQAAADLAASAPKKLSHHRPFMEKRCSDCHAQDKPENEGFVAPKRDLCFVCHDKSLIAGSNVHGPVAVGDCLACHLPHDSKNASLLIFPNGSLCANCHQEQRLASSMHQTLAERHVSCTECHDPHAGDTHYFLK; from the coding sequence GTGACGAGCCGAGACAAAAAAAAGAGCACCGCCGGGTGGCATAACGACAGACGCCTGTGTCTGATCGCCGTCCTCCTGGTGTGGTTGACCCTTGCCCTGTCCGGGTGCAACCAGGTCACCCGGCACAAGGTTCTGACCACCTTGTTCGACGGGGTGCCGTCCCTGCCGCCCGTGGACGAGATGTGCATCGAGTACACGGAACAGCTTGCGGCCGCCCCCACCGAGGCCTCGGTTCAGGCCGCCGCCGACCTGGCGGCCTCGGCGCCGAAAAAGCTCTCGCACCACCGGCCGTTCATGGAAAAGCGCTGTTCTGACTGCCATGCACAGGACAAGCCCGAGAACGAAGGGTTTGTCGCTCCGAAGCGGGACCTGTGCTTCGTCTGCCACGACAAATCGCTGATCGCCGGCAGCAACGTGCACGGCCCGGTCGCGGTCGGAGACTGCCTGGCCTGCCACCTCCCCCACGATTCGAAAAACGCGTCGCTGCTCATTTTCCCCAACGGATCCCTCTGCGCCAACTGTCACCAGGAGCAGCGCCTGGCATCGAGCATGCATCAAACCCTTGCCGAGAGGCATGTCAGCTGCACGGAATGCCACGACCCGCACGCCGGCGATACGCACTATTTTCTCAAGTAA
- a CDS encoding cytochrome c3 family protein — translation MNALSIIPPAFFAALLFLPLAASADTCLTTDCHADISAKKNLHSPVEEGDCLLCHIQNAPKHPGGEGDPFELIQGAELCYQCHDTMGQKKVVHYPVADGDCLSCHNPHGAEGRFLLPNDEDQSETCMQCHDPELFEQEHLHGPVAVGACTECHDPHESDHQARLKTDLRQTCLKCHVTMAEGMASAKVVHAAAQEQGCTTCHNPHSAPLPQLLSEAMPELCFNCHETVKETADTAEVKHKALYRDRSCGTCHATHYSEFDALLPLSQKDTCLSCHGKDDFKKTDALRNIRKELEGKTVLHGPIQDGECAACHSPHGSDNTRLLTGPYPDAFYAPYKEGSYDFCLQCHNKSMLSFPDTSIYTEFRNGKQNLHFLHVADPRKGRTCRACHQPHASDSEKLISKKGSSFGAWNIPIRFAPTPTGGSCSPGCHKTVKYDRKDPATN, via the coding sequence ATGAATGCATTATCGATCATACCGCCCGCTTTCTTCGCCGCCCTCCTCTTTCTGCCCCTGGCGGCCTCGGCCGACACCTGCCTGACGACCGACTGCCACGCCGACATCAGCGCCAAGAAGAACCTCCACTCCCCGGTCGAGGAAGGAGACTGCCTCCTCTGTCACATTCAGAACGCCCCGAAGCACCCCGGCGGCGAAGGCGACCCCTTCGAACTGATCCAGGGAGCGGAGCTCTGCTACCAGTGCCACGACACCATGGGCCAGAAAAAGGTCGTGCACTACCCCGTCGCCGACGGAGACTGCCTGTCCTGCCACAATCCCCACGGAGCCGAAGGCCGCTTCCTCCTGCCCAACGACGAGGACCAGTCCGAGACCTGCATGCAGTGTCACGACCCGGAACTCTTCGAGCAGGAGCACCTCCACGGCCCCGTTGCGGTCGGAGCCTGCACCGAATGTCACGACCCCCACGAATCGGACCACCAGGCCAGGCTCAAGACCGACCTTCGCCAAACCTGCCTGAAATGCCACGTGACCATGGCCGAGGGGATGGCCAGCGCAAAAGTCGTTCATGCCGCTGCCCAGGAGCAGGGCTGCACCACCTGCCACAACCCCCACAGCGCCCCCCTGCCCCAGCTCCTCTCCGAGGCGATGCCCGAGCTTTGCTTCAACTGTCATGAAACGGTCAAAGAGACCGCGGATACAGCCGAGGTCAAGCACAAGGCGCTCTACCGGGACCGCAGCTGCGGCACCTGCCACGCGACCCACTACTCCGAATTCGACGCCCTGCTGCCCCTGTCCCAGAAGGACACCTGCCTGTCCTGCCACGGCAAGGACGACTTCAAGAAAACCGACGCCCTGCGCAATATCCGCAAAGAACTGGAGGGCAAAACCGTTCTTCACGGCCCCATCCAGGACGGCGAGTGCGCCGCATGCCACAGTCCCCACGGCTCGGACAACACCCGCCTGCTGACCGGCCCCTATCCCGACGCCTTTTACGCCCCCTACAAGGAAGGCAGCTACGACTTCTGCCTGCAGTGTCACAACAAGTCGATGCTGAGCTTCCCGGACACCTCGATCTACACCGAGTTCCGCAACGGCAAGCAGAACCTGCACTTCCTTCATGTGGCCGACCCGCGCAAAGGCCGCACCTGCCGCGCCTGCCACCAGCCCCACGCCAGCGACAGCGAAAAGCTGATCAGCAAAAAGGGCAGCTCTTTCGGCGCCTGGAATATCCCCATCCGCTTCGCCCCGACGCCGACAGGCGGCAGCTGCTCCCCCGGGTGCCACAAAACCGTCAAATACGACCGGAAGGACCCCGCAACCAACTAG